In one Pseudomonas tensinigenes genomic region, the following are encoded:
- the glnA gene encoding glutamate--ammonia ligase gives MSKSVQLIKDHDVKWIDLRFTDTKGTQHHVTMPARDALEDDFFEVGKMFDGSSIAGWKGIEASDMILLPDDETAVLDPFTEDATLILVCDIIEPSTMQGYDRDPRAIAHRAEEYLKTTGIGDTVFAGPEPEFFIFDEVKFKSDISGSMFKIYSEQGSWMSDQDIEGGNKGHRPGIKGGYFPVPPFDHDHEIRTAMCNALEEMGQTVEVHHHEVATAGQNEIGVKFNTLVKKADEVQTLKYVVHNVADAYGRTATFMPKPLYGDNGSGMHVHMSIAKDGKNTFAGEGYAGLSETALYFIGGIIKHGKALNGFTNPATNSYKRLVPGFEAPVMLAYSARNRSASIRIPYVNSPRGRRIEARFPDPAANPYLAFAALLMAGLDGIQNKIHPGDAADKNLYDLPPEEAKEIPQVCGSLKEALEELDKGRAFLTKGGVFSDDFIDAYIALKSEEEIKVRTFVHPLEYELYYSC, from the coding sequence ATGTCGAAGTCGGTTCAACTCATCAAAGATCATGACGTCAAGTGGATTGATCTGCGCTTCACGGACACCAAAGGCACTCAGCACCACGTGACCATGCCGGCTCGCGATGCGCTGGAAGACGACTTCTTCGAAGTCGGCAAGATGTTCGACGGTTCCTCCATCGCTGGCTGGAAAGGCATCGAAGCCTCCGACATGATCCTGCTGCCGGACGACGAAACTGCCGTGCTCGACCCGTTCACCGAAGACGCCACCCTGATTCTGGTGTGCGACATCATCGAACCGTCGACCATGCAAGGTTACGATCGCGACCCGCGCGCCATCGCTCACCGTGCCGAGGAATACCTGAAGACCACCGGTATCGGTGACACCGTATTCGCCGGTCCAGAGCCTGAGTTCTTCATCTTCGACGAAGTGAAGTTCAAGTCCGACATCTCTGGTTCGATGTTCAAGATCTACTCCGAACAAGGTTCGTGGATGTCCGACCAGGACATCGAAGGCGGCAACAAAGGCCACCGTCCAGGTATCAAAGGTGGTTACTTCCCGGTTCCGCCGTTCGACCACGATCACGAAATCCGTACTGCCATGTGCAACGCACTGGAAGAAATGGGCCAGACCGTTGAAGTTCACCACCACGAAGTGGCAACTGCCGGTCAGAACGAAATCGGTGTCAAGTTCAACACCCTGGTGAAAAAAGCTGACGAAGTTCAGACGCTGAAATACGTTGTACACAACGTGGCTGACGCCTACGGCCGCACCGCTACCTTCATGCCGAAGCCACTGTACGGTGACAACGGTTCGGGTATGCACGTGCACATGTCCATCGCCAAAGATGGCAAGAACACCTTCGCTGGCGAAGGCTATGCCGGCCTGTCCGAAACCGCTCTGTACTTCATCGGCGGTATCATCAAGCACGGTAAGGCACTGAACGGCTTCACCAACCCGGCCACCAACTCCTACAAGCGTCTGGTGCCAGGTTTCGAAGCGCCGGTGATGCTGGCCTACTCGGCTCGCAACCGTTCCGCGTCGATCCGTATTCCTTACGTCAACAGCCCACGTGGCCGTCGTATCGAAGCGCGTTTCCCGGATCCGGCTGCCAACCCGTACCTGGCTTTCGCAGCACTGCTGATGGCTGGCCTGGACGGTATCCAGAACAAGATCCACCCAGGCGACGCTGCCGACAAAAACCTGTACGACCTGCCGCCTGAAGAGGCGAAAGAGATCCCGCAAGTTTGCGGCAGCCTGAAAGAAGCTCTGGAAGAGCTGGATAAAGGCCGTGCGTTCCTGACCAAGGGCGGCGTGTTCTCCGACGACTTCATCGACGCTTACATCGCGCTGAAATCCGAAGAAGAAATCAAGGTCCGTACCTTCGTACACCCACTGGAATACGAGCTGTACTACAGCTGCTGA
- a CDS encoding DUF4124 domain-containing protein — MGRIFIYILLLIALPAAAQIYKYTDANGNTVYSDHSPDGVQAQPVELPPLNRVEPQAPSAPAPSGTDNRQQARSDAYEILEIAGLPTEEALRANNGTFTVNVLIKPRLRPPHQLRLVLDDEPYGQPSNVPILQLVNVDRGEHRLAVQVIDGQTIIQQSPPAALSVQRVHKP, encoded by the coding sequence ATGGGTCGCATCTTTATCTACATACTGCTGCTGATCGCCCTGCCCGCCGCCGCGCAGATCTACAAGTACACCGATGCCAATGGCAACACGGTCTACAGCGATCACTCGCCAGACGGCGTGCAGGCGCAGCCCGTGGAGTTGCCGCCGCTCAACCGTGTCGAGCCTCAGGCGCCCAGCGCACCGGCCCCCTCTGGCACGGACAATCGCCAGCAGGCACGCAGCGATGCCTATGAGATTCTGGAAATCGCCGGCCTGCCCACCGAAGAAGCCCTGCGCGCCAATAACGGCACGTTCACCGTCAACGTGCTGATCAAACCGCGCCTGCGGCCACCGCATCAATTAAGACTGGTATTGGACGATGAACCCTACGGTCAGCCGAGCAACGTGCCGATCCTGCAACTGGTGAACGTGGATCGCGGCGAACATCGTCTCGCCGTGCAAGTGATCGACGGGCAGACGATCATTCAGCAGAGCCCGCCAGCGGCCCTTAGCGTACAGCGAGTACACAAGCCATGA